The DNA sequence AAAGCCTCCATATCACAGAATTCATCTTCTATTCTCTTTTTAATGAGTTTCCCGTAAACTCTCGAGATGGTGCTAAGGACTGCGATTCCTCGATAATTGCCACATACAtctttacttcccttcttatgtattaTCGTGATAAACGATGTCCTCCACTCCTCCGGTATACTCTCTCCGTTAATACATTTTTGGTAAAGGCTGGCTAGCTGCTTATATAATTTGCTTGTACCGTACTTGAGTAGCTCAGGTGGGATATTGCCAgggcctggtgattttctattctttaatgCTTGGCATACTCGTGCTACTTCTTTGTCGTCAATCCTAATTGGGGAAGCTATTATATGTACTTGTACCTCTGATTGTGTTTGAGGTGTTTGCAAATATTCTGCCCTTCCTTACGCCAGTAGATTTGCGAAGTATTCGTCCCATTTATCTAGGTTGATCGGTGTGATGATATCTTTAGTCTTATCTTGTTGAAGTGATCGAAGTATTTTCCAGCTTTAGGTGCTTCTGCTACTCCCCAAGTAAGTGTTTATTCTAGAGCAGTTTCTTTTCCAGCTTTCGTTTTTCTTCTTAGTTTTGATATGCGTCGAccttattaaattattaaatctaTCTTTAGGTTGTCACTTCCAGcggttttgccatttttttagttgtttcaGTGTGTTTTGTATTTCTTCTTTCGTCATTTCATGTATTTGATTTTCTTCTGTGTCGTTTCCATCTTTGTATCGTTTCATGTTCTGTTTATCTTTGATTTGTTTACTGCTTTTTAGTGTTTTTCCTGTCAAATTTCGTATGATGGTTTATTGTGTTCACAGTTGTTTTTTTGCGTAGCTCTTTCTGAAATTTTCAGCGTATCATATACGTAATTCCTTTTATCTTTTCTTGCTTAGTTTTTAACtgctatatttttttctttgtattttctttctaGCGCTTTTCCTACTTCGGTTGCTACcttttgtaacatttttacaATTAGATATATAAACTTAGATTTTGGTATGTACTTACATAACTTGAAAATTCTTATCAAATGTCTGGATCGCATAATAGCAGGTTGATTTTTCATCACACATGTTCTTCAAATTTTCTATTCCATGGTTTATCCATTTAAATCTTTGCCTCATTATCAACAACATTACACATATTTTCAAGAACAACATATTAGTAGCCATTATGGGGGCACAATAGCATATATTTgccgaaaaatttttaaaactactAGGAAAAAAGCACAGTATGTCTACTGCGAAAATAAACACTGTTGTGcttaaactaatagtacttagaACCAGagatattaagaatattattagaTATTCTTGTTGAAAGTTGATGTTCACATATGACTTCAATATCTTCCTATCAAATAAAATTAACTCGTTTAACCAAATCACcatctaaaaataaacaaaatcataaTTAGATACTTCTGTATTTAAATaaacaagtaaaagaataaaaaaaaagtgccAACAAATAGTTCGGTCTGCATTTATTAACATAGATAGAGCATTCTGTAATATCTTATTTAATTCCATACAAAGCACATTAGAAAAGAAGGACATAGAAGTCTCACCGATTCAATAAATTCAGTGAGAGGACCTTCAATACTCGTACAGACAGTTAAAAGACAGAAATCCATTCGAAATTTTCAGGGTAAGTCTCGGAGAATTTTCAAACGGATTGGTTTAGCTTTACAATGTAAGCGCCTTTTGTAAAAGAGCTAGTGTCGTTCACAAAAGAATCGAGTTTTTAagaaactataataattataaaaaagaacACGCTTCATTTGTTTATTAAAACGACACCTGGATTTTTGCTAAAAGTGGAATAAGACGGCCTCGATAGACAAGACGAGAGTATAAAATTCGTAAAACACACCAATATTGAGGAAAAGAGAAATATAATGCATCTGGATGGAAAACGTAGTTTTATTAATGATGCGAATCTCGTgttttcgtcaaaatgaaaatcGGCTGATTGGATGTTTATGAAattgttaaaagaaaaactgcttcCAAGTTTACATAAACAATGTGTTATAGTTTAATGAAACAATAATTAACgaatgaaaatatttcatttcctCAGAATTCTTCAAGCCGGAATTATTACAGTTAGCCAATAGGAATACTGTACTAGCCAATGTGTTAAGACTGTCCCCTTACCATTGTAAGGGTAAATAAACTTTAATTTCATTGAAAACATTTAGTGAATACGCAAAACTAATTGCGAAAACCATGCGAAAGCTTAAACGGACTGATGTTTTAaaacaattgtttaaaaaaaatgccaacagtttgtcAGACGCAAAGGAATTTTTAATCTcggttagttttcactgtagcagattttcgtgaacagcttttggaagtttttgattttaatattaaaggcgacgattttgaaagtgatgatatctcgatccgtgaagcaatcggtttggaaactttattaaatgattactcttttaacattcttttaaatatttttaggaaagtatttacccaaaccgatttgatatttaATGTTGTTCAAAATCGGTCAACTGACTTTATTTATTCCATAAATAGAAAAACGAAGCTagtgcaaaatctcagagattttcgtacTGATAGTATCTAATTTGCAATAGATACACAGTGACGTTTTGGATTCGCTTGATATTCCCGAACTCCCCAAAAAAAGGCAATGACACACAGATTTTGAAAAACGAGtacattttgaaatttttaatactattattatgcaaatacatactcgtttttcgaattttgaagatttgcaaattttcgacctctttgacgattaaaaaattatccatcattctttaataaaataaaattagaaaataaattaaaagttacataagataagttacaagatatgtataattttatatactgcaattcattacaatAAACTATTATCGAAATTAATAAATGATTGTCATTAATTCTCCCATTACCACCAActtctgcctcaaatgaacgggATTTCCCTtgtctcaaaagaatcaaaacgtatTGTGGAAACatcatgaaacaagagagaatgtcagcttgtctcaaatgtcaatagaaaaaaaaacttttaaaaactctccaaaactctaataaattttacgatgacgttataactaattttgctacttccaaacaacgtagactagagttaatttataaacatgtttaggttctaactttataggaaaaaaaaaacaaaaaatcctctagaatgatttttattagacgatatacctatctgaggagacaaaaaaacCTTGCCGACACTCTGTCTCCAAAGCCACGAGCCGCCATTGACTggaagagaatttaaaaaaaaatgaaatttcatTAAAACCAACTAAGCCTATTGGTAAATAGgaacgaatttaaaaaaataaatattctgtttaaactttgtgttaaaattgtttcataaaaaattatgaaattgTCTTACCTTTCCAGTGTATATTATGTCtacaatatataccaaaatattGTTCATGATACTATGTATAGTGGACATAGTATCTAGAGCAGCATATAAAATATCCTTGTCAATAGTATGTCTCGTAAGAATTTCGTAAAAACCTGTACTGATAAAAATAAATGTACATACGACGGGATACACATATCCGTAGTACCGACAAGAAAAACCATCCTTTTCAATGTGGACACTAGAAAATCCTGTTAGTTTGGTTACAAAAAATACAGGATATATACACCGatggaaattgaaaaattttaacattttcatACATCGACGTTAACTCGGTATGATGTTGTCCCAGACCTTCGGGGCTGTTcctaaataaacaatataagggCTGCtattaatattgaaaattgacAAATCGTCCCATGACACCTCAACTCTAGTTAATATGTCCCACTAACATGCTAACTACATTATGATTGACACTAATGATATATTTAAACCTTAAGCGAAATCAAAGAGGCGTGGTAACTTTTATAGAAGTGAACATAAAATATAGAACAGCGATTGAAAGTTATAATTATTTCAATGGAAAAAACAtcttgataaattttattaagattTCTTTACATTCTTTATAAATGAAATATTGTTAAGTATGTGGTAATTTATGTTTACATAAAAACATAGATATATCGAAAATGATATAAGCtatgaaaatatatttaaaacagtgAAGAAAGGAGAATATTTACATAACATACACTTATAGTCAAGATACGAAAACTTAAGCGTGAGAAATAACAAAcagaaacattttcttttatataGATTAAGAATTTAGATtatcaagcaagcaagcaatttaattgaacccagcctgtgagacttgTTCACCGCTTGGAATTATGTTCGGGTGTATCAATTCagtggagcgaggtgtattaattcgtgtgtaaacaggaatcactccaccgcgctccaatgctccagactatCTCTTTCCCCtgtatagcactctgatgcgggATAGGGGCACATCTATCACAAAtactcttcatgtgggagtcctgggtaatataACTCCAACCTGGTTCCCTAACCGCTTTAGATTCAGGCTAGCATTAAACGCTTTGTTCCTGTTTTCCTCTTGTGACTTGTCCGTGAAACTAAAATTGCTCACTTGAGTCTGAAACCTCGGCTCTGGGCTGCACCCAGTTCGGAGACTTGGTGGTCAAGggtttgggccctacgtgcccgggtttttagattttcttaatttttttggtggcttgcaacagtttttgttagtatttttataatttttttggtgaccgaagccgttttttatgatttttttgtgTAGGATGTCTGAAATAAAGTCATATTAGTAGATGAAATAAATCTTAATACCTGGGGCCTACACAGTGCTGCACTTGTCCGCGTTGTTAGAGCTACGAactatcctcttttatttcttatttatttattctactTTCTCtctggtatatttatttatttatttttgctccgggatttatttttattttatttcacttttgttgtttaggtcttttgtgcttccaccGATGGAAAACGTCGTATCTCAGGATCTCTCGCATTATGGGACTTGGGTGATTCTCGAGTTCGGCGAATTTTATCCTGGCTTTTTCCTTCATTTCCATTCAAGTCACCCTGACCTGCTGCAGTTCTCTGAATAAAAATCGCTCCGCGACGTAGTTCGTTAAGTTGATTGTCTCTCTTAGGCTGCTGTTGTGTGCCGATTGTATCCTCTTCTTTGCGGTGTTACAGATGTGTCCCCATACGAGAGATGCACATTTTAGTATCGGAAggattatattatttattagtccTCAAGTTACTTTTTCTACCTGCGAGTCCTCTTATTAAGACTTATGAAAGTTAAGCGTTGGTTATGTTCGTTAGAAAAACTATGGCTCTCGCCGGTAACTATTTCAGAGCCCTGTTTGTTATTTAATGTGGTCCAGATGGTTTCCCGGGCCTGTCTATTTATTCTTTGACTTTATCAATGAAGTCCATGTCttcgtctgggtggtaatttaatgtgcACTCTCTCTCTCGGAAGTCGTCTTTATAAACTCGGCTTTTTCCTCAATGGAGTAGACAATTCCATTTTCTCCATGTATTGGGGGATTGGTTTTCTATCCCTTCTGAGAATTTTTTGAAGCTTCCAAATATTTCCCAGTTTTgactacggtgttgttgtagtgctgttttgacctctctttTCCCTTGTCATGTCCTTTATCTCCTGGGATATAATGCTGTTCCTAAGTGCTTGTTGTAtgatattgtaatatttttattaatctaatttattgtctttatttattatcaaaggttctacatttataacacttacaagatGATTAgaatctttatatatttattacagtTTTACACTTTTCACTAAGAACTAGAACACAACCACtttaatttatatcatttatttacaatatttatttcggaCTAAAAACTCGACTTCATATACAAAACTAACTGTAACTTAAATAAAAGGTTCCTctatatttatactaaacaacCGTTAGACTAGAATTCCGGCAATTCCCTTCGAACAGACGAGAAGGTCACCCGGACTGGTTTTCATTTGACCTTCTTCTGGAAACTTCGACTCGTCAGGTATTACCTGGAGTTTTTGCGGGctggtgtatgatctagaaaaACTTGAAtggaatagaattagaaatataatgtttacagttaaatatgaataatatatttatcgtaacaatattctcAAACTCTAGGACTCTATCCTCTAAATTTAGACTATGAAACAAAAGGAAAGGCAGCACCAAATCTAGTTTGTGCGACTTTGTGTTTAAATTAACTGCTTTAAGGTGTTTAAAGTTTAAAACGTTTTGGAAGATAAGACGATGAACATATccaataattaattttatataatatcgTGGCTTTTTAaccataaattttaaaactttctgGAATATATTGAGCGAAATATGGTCTTAATTTTACACTGACGTAATGTGACTTACGTCAGTCAGTTCTCTACACACAAGCCAGAGAGTGTAGAGAACATTGGAAAAGTATGAGGGAGGCTTATGTAGTCGTGGACGCGATCGGCTGATTTATGATAATGAAGATGACTTAGAGCCGGTACTTTCAGTCCTGATTAAACCCCGATTAACTCAATTTTGTCAGCCGGTTAACTTTAATCAGCGCTAACAGATACTTTCATCCCCGATTAGACTTAATCAAGAGTTAACGGTCGATTAACTTTAGCCAAAAGTAGTATGATTAACGGCAGTTTAGATAATCAAGGCATTCTAACCttacatttataaaataaactattATCAAAGAATACAGATatagaatatagacgcatattcTTTGCTATTATGTTTTCGTTTTGTTTTGTGGTTATGTTTgaactattattttaatttatttttagcaAAACCTATATTTTATATCCACAAAATAGACCTTCACGAGTTTGAGGAACATTTTgatgatgataaaagaaaaatatattttttaaataacgtcTGAACCTatacaagaaaatgaaaaaattatatgGACGAATTTGATGATAACGAATTTTTGTTAAGGCTTTGTTTCCATAAAAATACTGTGAGACAATTTATACAAGAGCCAATTTTACGTCATACAAATCTTCAGAAAGTATATACTTATTACCTTTCTTTCATTCAAGCACacgttaaatatatttttttatatgtaccTATAGCTAACagtaaaaaaatcggttgcctgtaaagtcggttttacgggcgaagattttacgtgacaacgtctttttctcggtagaatatttattgatatgaatattattaaattgcacaataggaacaaggaattgaatgaaaataagaattgcacaaattttaactatagaaatatattttgtttactaaaacattgtacatgtaaacttaaacttaactaatttctatttgagtgattttgttgaggataggacgatgataggagaaatagcatcgcaccagcggaccaatcatgtttgagtgggagagagacgcaaggcattcgccggtccggcgggcctctctctcgtgactcatcgtaacagacgtgagcgggcgttacactttttcatgagtgactccgagccacaacctaatttaagacgttgtcacgtcaaaatcttTTTGTTTTAGGTACGATATGATACTTGTGCTCAACTTGTGCTGTGATATGAGCTTCATATCACAGCACAAGTTTTAATAACTTTACGAATTTATGCTACAGGCTGTTTTTATATAGTTATGGGTGATTTTTTTGGTATACACAAAATAACTACTGGAAGAATTATAAAGAAAGTGAATTATAGAGAAAGTGAAATACTGGCAAATGAATGTTGTTGATATTAATATAGATGAAGTTGACACAGAAGATATTCCATTTATAAATACTAATCTATAAACGACAATAAAATttcaacaataaatatttaaacctttgttttattGTGTTGAATCAGTTTATATTGTTAATATACTTTATGTTTAACATCTGTTGAATCGAGTATTCTAATTTTGAATCAGAAACCTTAACAAATCCTAAACTATTCCACAAAGTCTGAAACATGAGATTTGTAAACATGacaatttattgaatttatatcttactttttttagcAATAAAAATAAGCATCCCAAATTATAAATACACAATATCAAAACTCAATTAAAATAGTTCACAATAATAATGGTTCAAATAAATATAGTTTCatttccaacaaaaaaaaaacaataatgaaATCGCTTAAACAAACACAAAAAGGTCACATTTTCTTCAGCCATTTCGGAAAATATATTAATTTGCCGCGTAAAACATATCAGTTTACCACCTAAAATATAACATAACTTACGAGAGTTAAATTAACAGCCACGATTTGATCATGATTAACTAATCGCGCACAAAATTGACTGGAAAATACCAAAACTTATTTAATCAAGGTTTAACCGGCGATTAAAGTTAATCGGCCGATTCAGTAATCGTGTGATTAGGTATTAGCAAAAGTACCGGCCCTTAGTCGCAGGTAAATACTGGAATTATTCTAAATTTAATCAACACAATTTAAATATTAAtgatcaaaaaaataaataaatttctgaaataaaaaattgCGTTTGTTATGtgattaattttttcaaatattaaataTTCGACCACGAAGAAAAAGTTAACATGTTTTTTAGCACAAGCAgactttgtgttttttaataaaatttaaggaAGAAGAATTCTACCTTAATTGCGGTGTGCACGATCGAATAGACGGTAAGGACGACCATAACAGAGAGAGGTGAGCCTGCTTTCCTCTGTATATACTGTTCTAAGTCGGTGGGTGATAAGGAAGTGTTTATGGATGTGAGGGATTGCTTTAATTAGCCATACATTAGACAGAACAAATAATCCAAACAGACAACGGAGAGGAACAACGCCGTCACACTAATGAAAAACAGGAAACTATGGAACTGGATCCGGTTCTATGCCAGTAGTACCGAAATAAAGGTAAACTAGTGAAAACTAGTTCCCCTAGTGATAGAAACAGTTATGCTGCACTGAAGTTTACAACTTATGAGTCGCTCACAGCTTGAACTGCAAACAGTTTCTTAAGCGGCAGAGCACAACAAACTAATGTGGGTGGCAGGGCATAAGGAAATTGTTGGTAATGAGATTGTCGATAGTCTTTTTAAAGAAAGAGGAAATATTTATCGAACCACAGCTCCTCTTAGGTGTACCAAAAATCTGTATAATGGAAGATCGTATTAAAATGATAAAAGTAACTTTATGTAGACTACTGGAAAAACATTCCAGGCCAAAGGTAAGCAAAAGACTGAACTCTGAGTAATCACAGGTGTTCTCACTGGACAATGCTCTCACTCAGATAACATCTTTGTAAAATgggcaaagtggcaaataaactGGTGACACCATCAATAAAAAGGATCAGCCGATCACATCCAAATGACATGGTAAAAATGAAAATGGACCaatcagacacacacacacattatatatatatatatatatatatatatatatatatatatatatatatatatatatatatatatatatatatatatatatatatatttccaggAATCATTGGTATAATAGATGGAACCCATATCAAAATAAACAAACCGCAGGTGGATCCTGATTCCTATCTAAATAGAAAGCATTTTTATTCAATTCAAGTAAGTACTTATAAattgtagtattttgtttatgagaTTGAGCCACAATTGTTGgtgtaattaaaattacatttctTCATTTaagaaatgtaattttcattgtggccgagctaagtgatctaagtgccaaaattaaaaattgccagaaatcaaagaaaacttgaccaaccaaaaaaataaaacaaaatataatttagatTTGGACTGAGGTATTCTTTTTCATGTTTTGATTGACTGCAGTGGCTCTTGTCCCTCAAGAAGCTATTGGTGTAATATTTTACCATCTATTACGAAAAGcgtacttaaattttttaacactGGCCCAAAGATCAATTAACAAAGAACATGACCACTGTAGTGGCCAGACTTATTGAGGGGCTCATCTTTGGGCTTCGTTTGCAACCACTAGAGTGAAGGTGGCACGTAGATCTCATAGAGGGAAATTGGCATACTAACCTAGATCAAATTGATTGAAAATCAATTGTGGCTCAATCccataaacaaaatactacatttaacatgtcacaagaaaacagttttagaacTTTGTTAGGTATAAATTTAAAATGTACATTATCTCAATCAATGGAAACTTTCAATATTAAATTACCTCCTTTTTATTTTAGGCGAAAGTGGTCTATGATCATAGGAAAAAATAAGGGACATTTTTGTTGGTTACCCTGGATCTGTCCACGATAGTAAAGTATTCAGAACATCTACTTTGTTTGATAGCTTAGAGGAAAATTATGgtgaatattttattattatattatatatatatatatatatatatatatatatatatatatatatatatatatatatatatataagcaaaaCACAGAAAATATACATGAATTCAAGATTGGAAATACTGGAAGATTAATAGAagagaaacaaaaataagaattCTGCCTCAGACTCCCGTAAAGGTTTAAGATGGTTCCAGAAAAAAGTAATGGTTTGGACCCTGCAAGAGAAAATAAGTTAAATacatataccatttttcaaatgagtcattaaaaattattttaaaataaataaataacagtttgaaaaagattgaatttataataaactatttattttaacGTTGGCTAATATGAAAATACAAAtacttaaatacaaataaaagaagaaattaaaagaattttgtaTCTTAAAAGAATATTAACAATATACACAaacgaaaaatatatttaatctaCATTTTCAGCTTCAGCTGACTCTACTTCATTTTTGGCAGGTTTCACAAGCACTTTATCTATTAGTCCAAATTTTTTGGCTTCATCTGGACTCATAAAATAATCTCTTTCCATACTGTTTTCTATAACTGTCAATTCTTGTCCGGTGTGTCGAACATACAGttgatttatttgattttttaatttcatAATTTCTTGTGCTTGAATTTGAATATCTGTTGCCTGGCcctaaaaacaaatataatttattatttattaaaaataaagcatattttttttaatgttttaatagaaTTTATGAGTAGGAAAGCATCAAATTTTACTGGCTATGTAAGTTTTAATATTATGTGATTGAAAAATGCTGAAAAGCCTTGAAAGCTTGGTATATTTGTTGTGAATTGAACAATAATTAGTTAACACTTAATTTAACTTGACAAACAACTATTTACAAATAAGAAAAGGTAAAGAAGGAACTGCAGTATAGTTAATCTTTACATACAAAAGAAGTCATCCTTACTAGGTGGTGTGACAGAGAAAAACTCTgtcaatattagtaaaacaatAGTAGTGTAATTCACAAGGAGATGGAATCTAGATAACATCTGGATGCCCACTTTGTATGGAGAAGCTGTCAAAGAGGTGACTGAGGTCAAATATCTGGAGTAATACTAAATAAGCAGCTTACATGGCATCTCAAAAGAATATCTAACACAGAAAAGTTTGAGCTTCATGATTGAACATGCTCCAGTTAAGGGACACCTGCACACAACGAAGCTGTTTCATGCAGACTTTGTGGCATATAACTCTTAACAGTGAAACAGATTTTTCATGAGTGCGAGCCACTAAGTCATAGgcataaaacaatttttaaagacTATGACATGACTCCACAAATAAATGGTAGCGGTACACTACACTTTTATAACCTGGTATAGACTTCCAGAATTCTGTAATGGGCTATCTtgaataaatgtaaaatgtacAATAAGCTAAATTAAGCAGAAAATAAAATTACGAGGGTATAAGAGAAGAAATTTACCTATGTTATACAAATTATAGAAAATAGaaatatagaaaaattaaaaaactatagTTTAAAAGCAGCGTGCCAAATTTATTGTACAATGGAAGAATTGAAAAGATCCCAAGTAAAGAAATACCTTTACAATTCAGATAACCTGGAGTAACAATGAACAGAAATTAATGGAGAGAATTTTCGAAAACAACATAAGGAAAAAATAATCCATACACTTAACCCTTACAAGGAATTAGTGATCTTACCTGTGCACCACCAGATGGTTGATGGACCATGATCCTAGCATTTGGAAGGGAATGTCTCATACCTGGAGTACCAGCAGCTAATAATAGTGATGCCATACTGCAAGCTTGTCCAACACacctatttaaaagaaaattgaaTCATTATAATGATAAACACAATATGGATAACTAAATTTTGTTTTATGAACTGTTTAAAAGCAAATAGGTacctaatttaaataaataaactaaatatgaTTATATGATGCCCAAGGAAATGATCCATATCTTGTTCTCCAAGTTATAGACAATAGGAGCCAATGGAGTGGCTTGATATTGAAAAATGATCTATG is a window from the Diabrotica undecimpunctata isolate CICGRU chromosome 10, icDiaUnde3, whole genome shotgun sequence genome containing:
- the ClpP gene encoding ATP-dependent Clp protease proteolytic subunit, with the protein product MLGLGNSLKCLLRSNSCLGNKITRNIGLVPIVVEQTGRGDRAYDIYSRLLKERIICLMGPVHDNMSSLIVAQLLFLQSESSTKPIHLYINSPGGSVTAGLGIYDTMQYILPPISTWCVGQACSMASLLLAAGTPGMRHSLPNARIMVHQPSGGAQGQATDIQIQAQEIMKLKNQINQLYVRHTGQELTVIENSMERDYFMSPDEAKKFGLIDKVLVKPAKNEVESAEAENVD